Genomic window (Drosophila sulfurigaster albostrigata strain 15112-1811.04 chromosome 2R, ASM2355843v2, whole genome shotgun sequence):
gcaatttacaatttttatttggtttcgttttgtttttcgcaaaaatatatttgcacaCCCAACGACGATTTCTAAAAATACATCAAAACATTGCGcgtatataaagaaaatatttctgtTTGTGTGGGTGCGAAAAGTCAAGTATTTTGGCCGCGGTCAGAGGTGGCAACCCTGCGTAATTGCAGTCTGTCTGTATATGTATTGCACACACAGGGTACATTTGTTTGTGCAGAGCGTGTGCGGCCAGCGTGCGTTgcttttgcaaaaaaaaaaattacatgcCGCAAGAATGTGGCAATTGTTGAACAACATCGTTGAAAGCTGacaaaaaataacgaaaagtGAACGATAGTTTTCTACCTATCATTGGCTGCATgcctgttcttttttttgcgtaaCATTTCTCTCTCGCAGGCAAGGCACATGCAACTGTGCGTTTGATTTTTTCGGCGGtaaacactcacactcatacccTCGTACGTGCGTCgttctctgtgtatgtgttcGTTCACTCGTTGTTGCTGGCATGGCTGCCATTGCTGAGATGCTCACAAAATACGTGAGCgcgctagtgtgtgtgtgtgagcagtgtatgtgtgtttttgtgtgtgcgtgagatTCTACGTATCGAAAAAATGGTGCAAAATAACGACcaataaactaaactaaagaAACGTTGTAAAATTCCATTTGCAGGATACCCGCAAAACCgctagacaacaacaatatggaAACGCTGGagttgaattaaatataaaaaaataacaaaaataaaaaaccaaaacctaacaatagcaataaaaacgcttgcaaaattattttatacatgcTCCTCCGGTGCTCAGTGCTGCTAATTTTGGGCAGAGGAGAGTTTAATCTCGGGCAGCGGTGCGCTGCCAACAGGAAGGAAGAGGAAGCATAATCCACTCTAACTTATCCGCAGGCCGCagctaaataatataaaaaaataaaaaaaaagaaatacatactGCAAACAcggttatttgttgttgttccgtTCGTCGTTCTTGGACAACCATCAAATATCAACAATAAAgtaacaacatcaacaacaagcagcagcaaccaacaacaacaacaatgtacCCCCAACCGGTGCGTCACCCCGCCGCCGGGGTAAgtataaaaaaacatattgcAATGGGACCCAATCAAGTGTTTTGCTAATTGCGTTTCGCCCCCTATGTCCATTTCCATCTCCACAATCTCTgtccacacacgcacacccattcgcacacatacaggGACCACCACCTCAGGGCCCAATCAAATTTACCATTGCCGATACATTGGAGCGCATCAAGGAGGAGTTCAATTTTCTGCAGGCGCAATATCACAGGCAAGTATCTTCTACGACACGCGTTAGAAACCCCAGTAGGATATATCCAAAGCAtacataatttttgtatagaaatattttgcGATATATAAGTTTCTTTATTGCTAGggattattatgaaattatagaAAGTACCAAgcagaaaattaataataccATAAAGgtatctatattttatatttagagATAATAGTGCTTATtttatcgaaatatcttaTAAGAGAAGGGGAGTCTTCTTAAGAAgtgtattatattaaataagaagagcttacaatatataattggTGTTTTACCATcaattgttataaaatttaaaaattgatttgcttATTTTTCTTCAAAATAAGTAATGTTTGTTAAAGTTTAGATATCTTAAGagttaatattgttttcaCACATCCTGTCAGCTAATCGCATGATTCATATGGTCTCTGTTGTTGAAGATTGAACAGAAAAACCATATGAACCATGTCGGATTTCAAAGAGAGAGCgctaagaaaagaaaagaatgctGATTTCTGTAGGTTTTTCATGCTAGCATTATTGTGCTGGGCTCTTTCAGCCTCCAGTCGTTCCAGCCAGCCTGCCTCGATGTGTCTTTTTGCTGTATAAACCGGTTTGCCAGGCAAACGCGCCATATGCGCTGTTGCTTTGGTTTGCTCAtaggatttttttttagccgGCACGACGACGACGGAAACGTTGCTCGAGATTTCTTTCTTTAAACTTAACTAATTTGCccttttgattatttttccTGTGAATTTCAGCATCAAATTGGAGTGCGAGAAGCTGGCAACAGAAAAGACAGAAATGCAGCGCCATTATGTTATGGTAATAATATATCTAAacgacaaaaaacaaaagaacttTTAATTTCAGTTCTCGCTTTTTTTTCCTACTCTTTACTCCTACACCAAACAGTACTATGAAATGTCCTACGGCCTTAATGTGGAAATGCACAAGCAAACGGAAATCGCCAAGCGTCTAAACACACTGATCAATCAGCTACTTCCATTCCTACAGGCCGATCACCAGCAGCAAGTGCTGCAGGCGGTAGAACGTGCGAAGCAGGTCACAATGCAGGAGTTGAATCTGATCATAGGGGTAAGTTTGGTTTCCCTTTCCGATGATCGCGCATGAAGTATgactttttgtgtgttgccatttggacagcaacaacagcgcagTGAACTTTTGTTATAGTCTTCAACTATTGCCATCATTTTTTAAGATAATTCGTTAAAAGCTTTATAATTACCGGGAATTCCATTTGAAGAAAAATAGAACTTAAATATTGTACTCGCTCCGATTCTGTTGtctgattaaatttaaatcaaatgcaatatGGCAGagtttattttcgaaaattgaTTTCCTCTTactacaattttttgtattaatatctatattttgtagtaaaatctataaattgcaatagaagacaattaacttaatttgtcaatataaaagaatatacGATATTTTTTAACAAAGGTTCGCTGCATTGAATTATAAGAAAAACTTGTTTAATACGTCTTTTTTtcgtataaatatataaaaacaaaacaaactatccaacataaaaacaaaaacaaaatatatgataTGATTTGATTATAAAACGATGCATGTATGTGCGTATGTTTgtggcagcatcagcagcaacatggaATACAACAACTTTTAGTAAGTTATttattagtttcttttttttttgttgcaatttgcgttcatttgtttgtttgcttgttgcgCTAAtttctcgctcgctctcgctctccaCCACAACGTGTTTATCATTAAGTTGAAGTCTCGCCGCTTGTTGTTCTACTTGttgtcaatgttgttgttgatgttgttggtgttgtctgcacacacaaacgcacacacctacatcaaaaaataaaaaataaacagctTCTGTGATGTCCCCCGAGCCAATAACAACCATCGACAAAAGgctaaaacataaaaacagcCTGGCGTCAGCCTGTGCCAAGAAAACTTCGACAGTTTCCAGTTCTCTCAACTAACCAATGTTTTGCTTGTGGCTTTCATTTCATGCAGCAACAAATACACGCACAACAGGTGCCTGGAGGGCCGCCACAGCCGATGGGCGCACTGAATCCATTTGGCGCCTTGGGTGCCACAATGGGCCTGCCACATGGTCCACAAGGTTTGCTCAAAGCGCCGCCAGATCATCACAGGCCGGACATAAAGCCAACTGGATTGGAGGGACCAGCGGGCGCCGAAGAGCGTTTGGTAAATACTTCACATTTGAGATATTAAATAGATTCTTATACTAAAACATAATTCCATCCTATTACAGCGCAATTCGGTTTCACCAGCGGATCGTGAGAAATATCGTACCCGTTCGCCCCTGGACATTGAAAATGACCCGAAacgtttaaaaaaaatgagaaactGCAAGTACGTATCGTCAGAGCAACTATTGCAAAATCTACATTTAATTCATAGTATACTCGTATCATTATAATTGTGTcatcagctgttgctgcctctcaACTCACCAAACCGTAGCCTATCTCATATTAaacgtagttgttgttgttgtcgttgttattgtctATACCTTAATACCCAATCTATCACTTTCATGAGCTTCATAATAAcgaaatcaaaagaaaataaacatcGATGTATAGCTATAACTAATCGCATAGTTATAGCTATAGttgcaattatatttgtagTCTTTGTGCaactaaacaaaattcaattgctgtttgtgttgtattgttgtacgcattttgttttattgtgtttgtttgttttttttcaaaattatttgcagGACGATGAAGGCGAGAAAAGCGATCAAGATTTAGTCGTAGAtgttgcaaatgaaatggtGAGTTGAGTGTCGGCCCTGATTCTCAtgcaacaaaaccaaaaccaacaacaagcTACACAAATACACACCCCCCCCACAAAACACACGACaccacaaaaccaaaaccacaATTGCCACACATTGTGAACAATCGTTTAACAAGTGTATCTGAATAACCTTTGCAGGAATCCCACTCACCACGACCCAATGGCGAGCACGTGTCCATGGAGGTTCGCGATCGTGAGAGCTTAAATGGCGAGCGTCTGGACAAACCGGGAAGCAGTGGCATTAAACAAGAGCGGCCGCCCTCACGTTCCGGCTCCAGTTCTTCGCGTTCCACACCCAGCCTCAAGACAAAAGATGTAAGCACTCGATTGTGAATCGATTAGTTCATTATAAAAGGGGATTTGATTTAGAATATAAGCTTCATTTTTAATGTGTAAATTTTGGGAATCACTTAAAATACTGGAGCATTTTGGAACCCTAGTTGAACTTGCTATTCTAATATTCGCGAGTTCTCATTTTGTTTGTGAAATGTTTTAAGCAAACCTGTTCGCAATAATGaacatttgtttaattatattaagtgTGCTTTAAGCTGAAAGTGTTAAATGGTttaagcaattatttattacgaGGAAAACTAGCATGACTAAGATTCTTTGTtgactaattttaaataattgttatttttgttttttgttttcgttttaaattgccattgctgttgcgaACGTGTGGAATAGATGGACAAGCCGGGTACACCGGGAGCGAAGGCACGTACACCGACACCAAACGCTGCCGCACCATCTCAGGGCCCAAATCCTAAACAAATGATGCCACAAGGTGGCCCACCGCCGGCTGGGTATCCAGCGTCGCCGTATCAGCGACCGGCCGATCCCTATCAGCGTCCGCCATCGGATCCCGCCTATGGACGACCGCCGCCAATGCCGTACGATCCGCATGCGCATGTACGAACAAACGGCATTCCACATCCCTCGGCACTAACTGGTGGAAAGCCGTAAGTTGTTGTCAAACTACTTCTTCTCTATAATTTTCACTAATATTCCTTCACTCTTTTACAGTGCATACTCTTTCCATATGAACGGCGAGGGCAGCTTGCAGCCGGTGCCTTTCCCGCCGGATGCGTTGGTGGGCGTCGGCATACCGAGACATGCGCGGCAAATTAATACGTTATCACATGGCGAGGTCGTGTGTGCGGTTACAATTTCAAATCCTACAAAATACGTTTATACGGGTGGCAAGGGTTGCGTCAAGGTGTGGGACATCTCGCAGCCGGGCAATAAAAATCCCGTTAGCCAGCTGGATTGCCTGCAGCGCGATAATTACATACGCTCAGTGAAACTGCTGCCGGATGGACGCACACTTATTGTCGGTGGCGAGGCATCGAATCTATCCATATGGGATTTGGCCAGTCCAACGCCACGCATTAAGGCCGAGCTAACCTCAGCGGCGCCTGCATGTTATGCGCTCGCCATCAGTCCCGATTCGAAGGTGTGCTTCTCATGCTGCAGCGATGGCAACATTGCCGTGTGGGACTTGCACAATGAGATACTGGTGCGTCAGTTCCAGGGCCACACGGACGGTGCCTCGTGCATTGACATTAGTCCGGATGGCTCGCGATTATGGACTGGCGGCCTGGATAACACTGTGCGCTCGTGGGATTTGCGCGAGGGTCgtcaactacaacaacacgATTTCAGTTCTCAAATATTCTCGCTTGGCTATTGTCCAACAGGTGAGTTGCATTTAACGTACTGCAgaattatcatttatttacaatttctacAATCCAATTCAAAGGTGACTGGCTGGCCGTTGGCATGGAGAATTCACATGTGGAAGTATTGCATGCATCAAAACCGGACAAGTATCAGCTGCATTTGCACGAGAGTTGTGTGCTGTCGCTGCGATTTGCCACTTGTGGCAAATGGTTCGTTTCCACCGGCAAAGACAACCTGCTTAACGCATGGCGAACACCTTACGGTGCCAGTATATTCCAGGTGAGTTTAATCTGCAATCACAGTTAATCAATGGCGCATCAAATGTGATTAATATAGAGCAAAAGACAAATAACTTGTTCAAATTGACGTATCAGGTTTTATGTCAATCGTTCCTTATACtataaatgttgtattttgttaatatgtttataatcAACCAATTGCTAATTGTTTATTCGTGTTATTTATATCACTTGCAGTCAAAGGAAACATCATCCGTACTTAGCTGCGACATATCAACTGACGACAAATATATTGTGACGGGTTCGGGCGATAAGAAGGCTACTGTCTATgaagttatttattaaatgaaaaacacacacacatacacaacagaGGAAATCcacacttttcattttgtaataaGCGCATATAGGTTTTTATTACaactacaaaaagaaaacaaacaacacacaagaGAAGAATACACAACCCATGTTCGATAGCtagaaacaacaagaacaacacgaACATAAGCATCAACAGAAAGCagagcaacggcagcagcgcCACGCATAAAAGAGAGcgaagcaaaaagaaaaattctataatataaatatattaaaacaaaaacaaacaagaaagaaaagaaaaatctaaaaatttaaGCGTACTTCTAGCTACTAAGCTTAAGCTAAGTCCAATAAAAAGTTGAACACAAATTgcaaagtaaaacaaaaagaaaactaaacgtaaagcaaaataataatacgagaacataataatattgtaataataatgatgcaAAGCGAGAAAATGGAAAactataaataacaaacaaacaaaaaaatacaaaaaacaaaaaaaaaattgagaatGAAAACGAGAGTAATAACAGTCGGCGTTACCTACCACGCTCATCAAAAGAAATAAGTGCTGGGTGAGGATTCCACCCAGCATGGATTAGTCATTGCAGGAGCGTTGAGATTATAATTACCAGATGAGTTACAAGATTGTCAGATATGAGAAGTGAGTGCTTTTAGTTGGTCGTATGTGTTTATAAGTCGGCAGCGAAGTTTTTGATAAAACAGAAACCAGAAATGAAACAAACACAGATCGTAAATCaataatgcaaatgcaaaaacaaaattctaaGTTTTAGtttgtcaatttgttttaaattagtGACTGCTACCCTCCTCTATACTGTCCCAGACTCTTCCTTCCTTCCACTTTGCAtacaaaccacacacacacacaaaaacacatttgcatGCAGAAaaagagtatatatatacatatatatatatttatgagtgtatatatatacatataaatataaatgaatataatagtaAGCAGTTTAGTTAAGAATTttacattataaattaatacacaACAAACGAAGCGCCGccagcacacaaaaatattccCCCACAACccttaacacacacacacacccacaactCTCAGTCCCCCCAATACACACAACCATCTAAACCGGGAGGCGCCAAAGCAGCCAGTTTAttttgagagagagaaaaaaaaaacacaacccAACAAAACCAATAACCAACTGTAAAATCCTATGTTTTGTGcagctaaaacaacaacaggaacaacaaaagaaaagaaaacaaaataacactTGTTTACACATTAGTTTATATAGAAATGAAtcgtatatatagtatatgtatgtatatgaatatatatacaaaatatatattatatatagaatgtGGGCACATCTCGCGCCCAGCGAAACATTGtaataagcaaaacaaaacaaaaagaaaacagaataGAGTGCAGCACACgcttcgatttttaattttacaaatattattattattattgtggttatatatgtatataattatattataaataattgaagcaaaacgaaaaagaaaaataaaaaattatatatgtaatcAAAGTAAACTAAACTATATATAGTCAGTAGAGTAGTCCTCTAGAACACATCTGTTGTATAAACGCTGCGCTGTCGTGGCAATGGAGCTCCTTGCTGACGCGCCAGCTTAGTGTGCAGCTCACGCAACATTTCGCACTGACGACCCGAAATCTGACGAAACTTGTCGATGGCAATGGGCAGCAGGTTGTCCACCAAGAACACTTTGTTCTTCATCACAAAGTTCGGCTGTAAATGGAACAgagttatgttatgttttaaatataaaagattatTTGGACTCACATCGACAGCCAAGTCGCTAGGTGGTTTCAGCGAGTGTTGTGCCAAAAAATAGATCACGTAGAAGCTGCTCCAGACTCTGCATCAGCGCCTCGCCCTTGGCCAGACAGCCACAATACTCGGTCAGCTGAAGGAATTGCCGCACAAAGACCAGCGTGGATTGTGTTAAATTCAACCAGGTGTCGCCTGTGGCCTGGGCACGCATATCAATGCCCAAGGTGTCCAGCTCATGCAGCAGCCGCTTGAGGTTCGACTTGGTTTGTAGATTATACGGCTGCCAGCTTTCCTCAGTGCGTCCGACAGCATCCAGCAAACGCTGCTTCGACTCTTCGATGAGTGACTCTAAAGTGGTGCGCAACAGACCCTCCAAATGATAACTGATGTCCAGACCAATCTCGGTAAGCTTGGTGGCTGGTTTGCGCACGCGTTCCACACACTTGGCCACCGCCTCCAGTGAGGTGCCTTTGGTCAGATAGTGTTTGATCAGCTGGCTAGCGAAGTACTGCAGCTCTGCATTGCACCACACCACAAGAGCTACAAATGGATGAAATTAAGTTTTCTTATGTTTTACTCACAATCTGTTATCCAAACTTACCGCTGACACAAGCCGGCTGCTGCTCGAAGGCGCTGAGGAAGTCACAGGCCACTTGGGTGAGATCGCAGAAGAATAGCTCGGAGATTTCGGCATTGTTGCGGCGTGCCTCACGCTGTGCCACACGCAGACTAACCGTGCACACTTTGAGTAGAGTGGCACTCGCCTGCCTGGAGCGTCCCATCTCCACTAGAATCTTGAGCGGCCGTCGAGCGGCACGCAAAGCAATTTGCAGATTGCGATTGTGACTGTTTGACAGCTCCTGGATGAGGACGTTGGTTAGCTTTTGTTCCTGTTGCTTCATCTTACTCTCGATGGCATCCGCTTGGGGCAGTTTCTTTTTGTCAGCCTGCCGCAGAAAATCCTGGGTGCGCTTTATAAGCGCTTGAGCGTCCTCAAAATGTCGCTGGGCCACCAGCGTTTGTAGCTCCTCGCTGGCCGTGCTTAGCCACTCTGGCGTTTCATCCTCCAGCGATTTCGGCTGCGCATCGCTTGGACTCTGATCCTGCAGCTTCTCGGGTGTGGTGCTCTTTGAgggcgtctgctgctgcttggtgCGTCCTGGTGGCTGTGGGGCTTGACCCTTCTTCGATTTCTTCTGTTGATCGAAGCGAAAGGCTTCCTCCAACTTCTCGATCCATTCGCTTTTGCCAGCTGCCGTGATGCTCTGATAGATCTTGGAACCGTCGGGAGTGATGATATTGATGGCATTTTTTGACACCATCCAGATCCTTAATGTTGATGACAGCTATCTTCTTGGGATCGTACTCAGTTAGGAACTCCAGACGCCTATTATGATTACAGAGTTAGATCATTGCTAAGAGATTTCATGGGGATTCATACT
Coding sequences:
- the LOC133835759 gene encoding LOW QUALITY PROTEIN: protein groucho (The sequence of the model RefSeq protein was modified relative to this genomic sequence to represent the inferred CDS: deleted 2 bases in 1 codon); the encoded protein is MYPQPVRHPAAGGPPPQGPIKFTIADTLERIKEEFNFLQAQYHSIKLECEKLATEKTEMQRHYVMYYEMSYGLNVEMHKQTEIAKRLNTLINQLLPFLQADHQQQVLQAVERAKQVTMQELNLIIGHQQQHGIQQLLQQIHAQQVPGGPPQPMGALNPFGALGATMGLPHGPQGLLKAPPDHHRPDIKPTGLEGPAGAEERLRNSVSPADREKYRTRSPLDIENDPKRKKNEKLQDDEGEKSDQDLVVDVANEMESHSPRPNGEHVSMEVRDRESLNGERLDKPGSSGIKQERPPSRSGSSSSRSTPSLKTKDMDKPGTPGAKARTPTPNAAAPSQGPNPKQMMPQGGPPPAGYPASPYQRPADPYQRPPSDPAYGRPPPMPYDPHAHVRTNGIPHPSALTGGKPAYSFHMNGEGSLQPVPFPPDALVGVGIPRHARQINTLSHGEVVCAVTISNPTKYVYTGGKGCVKVWDISQPGNKNPVSQLDCLQRDNYIRSVKLLPDGRTLIVGGEASNLSIWDLASPTPRIKAELTSAAPACYALAISPDSKVCFSCCSDGNIAVWDLHNEILVRQFQGHTDGASCIDISPDGSRLWTGGLDNTVRSWDLREGRQLQQHDFSSQIFSLGYCPTGDWLAVGMENSHVEVLHASKPDKYQLHLHESCVLSLRFATCGKWFVSTGKDNLLNAWRTPYGASIFQSKETSSVLSCDISTDDKYIVTGSGDKKATVYEVIY
- the LOC133835760 gene encoding LOW QUALITY PROTEIN: exocyst complex component 8 (The sequence of the model RefSeq protein was modified relative to this genomic sequence to represent the inferred CDS: deleted 3 bases in 3 codons), which translates into the protein MKEFDDFNFSVDKYTKELTRECVGGSDLQQRKKEIEAYNEQTSATLKQTCKKNYMQFIQTAKEISHLESEMYQLSHILIEQRNILATMTDGKMSSQLKATDSIEAAEANAAAATEDVENSHATRAVKEMVQGFNGNLEGKTFLNEGALIELDGNDYRPIQRVFFFLFNDVLIVCKVKHDKRLEFLTEYDPKKIAVINIKDLDGVKNAINIITPDGSKIYQSITAAGKSEWIEKLEEAFRFDQQKKSKKGQAPQPPGRTKQQQTPSKSTTPEKLQDQSPSDAQPKSLEDETPEWLSTASEELQTLVAQRHFEDAQALIKRTQDFLRQADKKKLPQADAIESKMKQQEQKLTNVLIQELSNSHNRNLQIALRAARRPLKILVEMGRSRQASATLLKVCTVSLRVAQREARRNNAEISELFFCDLTQVACDFLSAFEQQPACVSALVVWCNAELQYFASQLIKHYLTKGTSLEAVAKCVERVRKPATKLTEIGLDISYHLEGLLRTTLESLIEESKQRLLDAVGRTEESWQPYNLQTKSNLKRLLHELDTLGIDMRAQATGDTWLNLTQSTLVFVRQFLQLTEYCGCLAKGEALMQSLEQLLRDLFLAQHSLKPPSDLAVDPNFVMKNKVFLVDNLLPIAIDKFRQISGRQCEMLRELHTKLARQQGAPLPRQRSVYTTDVF